tttttctacatataattttattttttttatcgtatagttgcgatttacaaatattgtttatgaataaagaaaaattaataatattacgaattaagacattcgttgaaaaaaaaaaaaaaaaaaatatatatatatatatatatatatatatatttaaaaaatataaaaataaaagaaaaattagaaagaccGCTGTCGTTGCAAAGACGCGAGGAATTCTTTGCTATACATCCTCTATTACATAGAAATGCTTAAATCCAAAAATGTGATAGGCACGATAATTAATGATACATTGAAATAGATCATTAATCACACATTATTTATCTACGCGTTATCTCGTACTTTAGAGAATGTAGACTAAGCGTGTGCAGTAATATTAGAaacaatatattgaaattgagaaaaattaaaatggaaatagGTCAATAAATCAATTGCATACGATttgtatgataattattattattgttctattAACAAAACGACGAAGTAACCTTTAAAGGATATGGGAgaacaaagaggaaaaaaaacgacatttgatttgtttttctttcttttttctttctttctttttttttttttttttttttttttggattcttataaaatttataatttacttaaGTACATTTTCTTACAAAAGACAACAGAAAAAGATGGAACATTGCTCGCGAATAAATCATACCGAATGTTAAAAGGTTACTTTGTTAatatttctcaaaaaaaaaaaaaaaaaaaaaaataaaagaaaaacaaacgaaaaaaggcattataaaaatactcTACTGTAATGATGAATGTACGTATACGTGTTGTGACACAcgcgataaaagaaaaacacatacacaatttttttgaaatataaatgtgtatataggaaatgatgttataaaaaaaaatatatatatatatatatgtatatatatatatatatattgtaaaaattaataagaattaagaaagaaaaaaataagattctTATGCGAGCGTTGAGGCACGCATTTCTGCTGGggaactaaaagaaaaaaaaacaaaaactcataaaattaaaacttcACTCGACATTAAGTAtcataatcaaattattttaacattaactatattatttattacccCCTTATGCAGGGATGCGTATTCGCGTTCTGTGTGTATTTTTTCGTCATAAAACCTCATACTTAAAActatcgaatatttctttccaAGCTTCCAGGATATAATGTTCGCGAAgtaatattaacaatgaatGTAGTAACTTCGTCGATTTGAAAGGACTCTCTTATCAACATATTCATTAATcgataatcatatttttatattgataacgATGTTATAttaaccaaaaaagaaaaaaaaacgaaagtcCTTTCAATAGCATTCGTCTTGCTTGTgtgtttgtttttaaatatcgcATGGTTAcgttttaaaagtatttaattttccattaatttcatatatatcctATTCAATATAGTCCTATTCAATTTCATATAGCTGTACCAAGTGCGCTATCTTttcaaatcaataataattcatgGCCTTATGTTAAATCATCTTTAGAAcgcattatcatttataatcttttattttatatatattatattattattattattattattattattattattattattattattattattattatatataattataatcttttattcttatataatttttctctttattttttcatagtaCTAATGTATGTTGCTATCTCTGCTTTTACGATTATCTCAAAgcttaataatttgatatattcaCTGAACAAAATCCGATAATTTCTATTCGTccgtatgaaaaatattttgaattatagCTTTAATTGCAATGGCGGATTTAGCCTTCAAGGGActcaaaaaataagaaatttataggatctcattaaaataaataaatatttatatatatatatttatttatttatttttcgtttcaacTATTAATGCAAAtgatgaaataagaaatacactgtctaaattcaataataatcattaaaatatagaaataaacattctatatatatactggcTATCAGTTAATTaaagttaaattttaattaattaaagttaattaagttaaatttattatataatataaatgtttatattatcgtCTGAAAACCCATGTTTTATGAGACTCAAGGCGATCGTCTGTGTATAAATCCGCCACTGATTAATTGTATCAAACCggtctttttgtttcttttcttttctttattttttttttttttttttattcttctttttataaattgttgaTATCTTTTAACCCTTTACTATAAACTCTacctctttatctatcttttttttctttcttttctctctctctatcatgcTTATAAATGATTAGAAAACGAATAAGTATtcatgatatatgtatgttgtagGCGTCCCGTACCTAATATTCCTCCCCGTATTCCTGATAGACCGTATTCCGGCCGACTAAACTGAGATAATGCAACATCAACAAAGGACATCGTTGTAATTGCGTTCAAGGAGAGAAGGACAAATCCTCTCCCATGGACCGCGAAACAAGAATGGATAGAACTGTGTTAGATGAGGAAATGTGGACGGGACAAATATGAAGAAGATACGATGAAACTAACACCTTCCAATGGATACGtgaacgaaattattatcaaggttatataatatgtatttactatTCTCTCCTCCAGATCATCGAATTTTTGTAAACACAGGTTTCGTTATTGCGTATTTCCAAAGGATAGGAGAAAATGTCAGGAGTCGTTGGAGAACGATCAGTATTATTAATAGCGTTGAATAATCGAAGATAAATCGAACGtaactcgtttctttctttaatatcatgaTATAATTCTAAATGACAATCATatgtactttctttttcatttctattttgtttgtttgattttttttttctttcttcctttttgttttttttttccccttactATATtggtattataaataatattgtatcttATCTATAAGATCACAATAACGTGTTTCTTTATTCGCAGCagatgtttctcttttccctgagatatatatatatatatatatatatatatatatatatatatatatatatatgtatataggtccAGAAAAATGtgtggttttttcttttttcttctttttttttttccttctttctcttcctatatacagaaaaaaagaggagtaCTATAtgcagagagacagagacagaaacagagagagagagagagagagagagagagagagagagagagagagagagagagagaaatagagatagagaatggaGTAACTCGATTATACCTCGATTACCTCGATATTAGAATCGTGTTTTTAGGaagattttcttcctttggtgctatgaagaataataaatagagaagaaaagtgaGCACCAGCAGCATTCCAAAACACATTTATTGTCGAAATAGAACTTCAACCATGAAAATACTACTCTCTTTCCGTTTTTTCCATCCCGtactaatttatttaatttgaaactTCATATCGATGCCATTTTAGTAATTCTTTTAAGTTTcgattaagataaaataatttagataattTGTATAGAAACAACGAATTTAGAACAAATTCAACGGCGGTGTGATACataatagattaattttaGATATACTTGAACTTTagtcttattaattttttttttttttttttttttacagtacGCACAACGTTGACAgtttgtatgtattttttatttgttattgttatatcttGATATTAATTCGTGGCGGCTGTTGtatctgtatgtgtgtttttttttttttttgtattggAGGGGACGAGTGTTTGTACGTATGTTgcacgtgcatatatatatatatatatatatatatatatatatatatatatatatatatagcacaTATATAAGGACAAGTAAAAACGCCAAATAAATTGTCGTGCGTTACCGAATAAGATTcattaaataagtaaaaaagcgTCAAAATGGTATGATTGTGTACATAGTCAATTGAATTAATAGTATtacatgtacgtacgtatgtacgtaacaCCTGCTAAGGAAAAAATGttgtattatgaaattttgGAAAGCTGGTCCATTAGGAATATGCGACACTGACTGACgacaattgtataatatacgaaataaatgatatttaatacgGACGTATAAAATagccgttttttttttttaatttttgtctaCTTTAAACATCATTGATATTTCAAGACTTACTCGATATACcttctaatattaaatattcttcaaacgaataatagaatcttttataaatatcaaaattcaTATTCAAGGCATATTATTAACGCTCTCACTACTTTAACCGAtagattgtaataataacacCATAATATGATAAGTCTATTTAAAGAAGACGGATCGATAGATAAATTCCCCCTTTAATGTGCTAACCGTTTTTAAGCGTATAACTTTACATatgaaattcaaaattaaattatttcatatttcttaaccaatgagaaaattattaagataagCAACATTTCGATCTTTGCAAACAGAAAAGCTTGAACAtcttttgcaaatttttttcattcaacaattttataaatttgccaatagatatagaaattaatatcgtaattacctcTAATACACGTTTCCTATagtatagaaatttttttttttctaaataaagaatttattaacaattaatttgtataacagaaaaaataaaggaacaaaCGGTCTCTTGTGCAGGTACATTGTTCGATAGTagattttttcataattaattctattatttcttttacgcTATTAGAAGAGATTATTAacataagaattaatatacCGAGGAACCTTTAGATGTGTTCCCGTTATGCAATCAAttgcatatgtacatataacgtatagaaaattagaaatagatgttaatcattttttaaactttccaTGTGTTTTGTAAGAGTTTCTTGTGATGTTTGTACAAATACCGTATTCATAGCTTCGTACGATTTATCCATCAACTCCTGCATATTGTCTTTGGTCAAGCCTTTCGTAGGAATTGGAggtaaaattgtaatatagcTAGTACctggtataaaaatataaaaaaaacgagatacattaaattattaaatcgtatgattaaaaataatagaaacaaatGAATGATATTCGATACAACATGAaatattgagagagagaaagagagagagagagagagagagagagagagagagagagagagagagagagagagagagagagagagagagagagagagagagaataaaagaaagatcacCGTACCAGAACCAAATCTCTTTGATTTACtatttaagaagaaatatttcgatacgaTAACCGGTAGAATCGGCACTTGCGATGTTATAGCTAAATGGAAAGCTCCTTTTTTGAAAGGTAACAATGTATTATCGCTATGTCGTTTTCCTTCtgggaaaaataaaactttcatctaaaaataaatattaacaaatatatcaagtcgatatatagattattaagaataaatataagaatatatcgtaaagaaaaaattactttagATTCTCGTATATATTCACACGTTGAATTTACAACCTTACGAGATTCTTCAACATTTCctctatcgataaaaattgtacCCCATAGCCAAGCAGCAAGACCGAATGGtccaaaatataaaatctcttTCTTAGATATAACGGTGCATCTCTCCATAACTAACCACAATTGTGCCAATACTAGTGAACAAttgtaatacatttaataatgagaataattaatacgattttgagaaaagatttttttttttttttttttttttttttttttttttttttttttttttttaatatcttaccTCCCAAATCCAACATACTCTGATGATTTATCAAAACAATACAACCAGAatcatgaataatattttcttttccacgtaCCTCGAACTTAATTCCTAATACTTTATTAGTTGATTTACTCAAAAGCCAAGCAGGtactctaaaaaaaatatatatatatatttttatatattatatatttatatttatatatatatatatatatatatatatatatatacataaaggcCTTTTTCGAAGtatcgttctttcgtttttttttttttttttacaaatataaactaatatatatatttatatcgatcttatttttattacttacaaCGCATTCTTCCAAGATCCGATATTGAAGAACATAAATGGTAAACAAATGATTGTAAAGAATAGAGATTCTAAtccaaaaattaaaaatttcgctCTGTATCTAAAGCTCTCATTTAGGGTACATATCATTACCAATAGTAGAACAAGAGCTACTCCAATGCTAGTACAAGAAACACCTAACATCCTGAAAAGGAGACATtgatgataaagagagagagagagagagagaaaaagaaaaacaagaaaataattcattaattaaaatgatttatgcatttaaacataaacacaatatattatatacgatataatttttaactgatattttgttaattgaaaaattaattaaaccacaaggatttcttttctcattctttttgttttattacacAAAGTAAAAACTCATGAtgaaacgataaatttttaaattcgatataaGCAAGTTAGCGGGTTGTCACAATGACATACAAAAGTATACTTCCGCTTATAtgactctttttttattttataattaatttattaagtatataattttagttAGTATTATATGGAACGCACCGAAAGAAGCTGTTTTGATATTCAAATTATGTTTTGAAGTCGACATTCAAcatcgaattaatttcttgttcttttttgttttttagtttttatttatatgtaaatcatGTAAAAagctatatcttttttttctctttttttttttttttttttttttttttggaaaaaaaattattcaaagaggattatataaataatttacaaatatctaCTTGAATACTGTTGACTCTTGACATTGCTTtgaatacattaataatttatcacatCATACTTACTAAAttcagatattataaaaaagaaaattacattaaatttcCATTATATCAAGTCTCTAATTTTGGATtctttaatacaatatataattattaattaagtatataacaaataaaaaaaattatttacttataaatagtactttctcaaaaaaaaatcacgacataattttcattaaacaatattgaaaaatattgacacGTAAGTTCAATTTTATcgatctaattttatattattataatctattaaGAATTCTCAAGTCttataaacgtaatataattttaaatgcagaagtttttcttttaatatttaatattttcgtggAAGTATTCTCCTTGCTCGTTACTTTATtgttatcgaaaataataataaaataaaaagaaaacgtgagTGCTTATCTTGGCAAAATTGTTTTCGAGAATATtcaggtttttcttttttcggttttttattccttttactttcaaaaaaagaaaaaaaaataaagaaaaatatcgtggacaatgataaaaacaatagtaaCGGCAAAAAGAATgttgttaataaattatccCCTCTTTCGTGCGACACAATTTGAATTTTTGCGATCAAgacaatttgaaatttacgCGATAAAGAGATAACGTTGTTATGCATTTcgtaaataaatctattataaaatatattatcttcctatttttgttttacaactttttatttataatttattgtacatcATTATATTCGCGATcattctgaaaaaaagaaaagaaaaaaatatatatataaacgtataaacgTGTTTCATTTTAATGGATCATTTGAGAGAATACGATAATCGATTGTTCtcaaatataatgtattttagaggaaaaaaaaatagattcatttttatatcaattgttGAACAATGTACTTTTGATACTTCGCgcaatattgataaaaaaaaaaacgtagtATCCCTTTCGTCCCTATCTATAACTATCAAAAAATAACACGATGTACTCACATGTCAAAGATCTTTGatggtttataaaaattataataaatctttgatattttaattaaaacgatcgataaaatttaaatataaacaaattaactTTTAACGAACAACGAACAATAGCTTAAGTCTCACTGAAGGTACAGAACACGTGCAGATCTTTTATATCGAACGTTCGCCGTACGtagttttgttcttttcccctctctctgtctctgtctctgtctctctctctctctctctctctctctctcttccccacTCTGTCGCTCTttcatccctctttctcttcccccctctctcttctcctctctctctccatctatttttctctcgttcataTCTCATATGCAACAAATGTTTTTGAAACAACGATCGAAAAGATATTGGCGGTTACATTaaaaactttatttcttttttttaaacattaaaaataataatgaaacgatttatatatatcaatgattatGAAATCAAATCTAAATATATGCATGAAAATTATACTCggaattttcaatgataataattaaataacatgaaatttatctttgtttGTATTTTCCAATTTGTATGACGTTgtaatgaattttttgttttgtttttttttttttttttttttttttttattgataacatTAAATTTGTCAATAAAAATCTACGCCCAGTCGTAAACTTGctatattaatattcgaaCTTTTTTCCactttgtttattaaaaatccttataaattaaataacaaaaaattttatttaataataaaaaaatataatagctatagtaatttcaaattgtgaaattttttactatagaaaaaaaaattagtaaaatatataaggatCGATTTACATAACCCAATCATCTTGTCAAAGAGATAATTGTACCTATGTACTATTATTTTACACAAATGAGATTGTATTAAaggaatttttattcattgatgACGTACCAAACAGGTGAGAATCAATGTTATGAAaatagatgaataaaaaagacattTGCCGAGGCAACACAATATACTCTAACCTCACTATGCGATTATGACGGAGGCATTTCGCTCGTAAAGTAATTACAAATTTGCATACGACCAATATTTAAACGTGCCATTTAAACAGTGtctatttttgtatatttataaataaaagaatcggATAGGCCGATTTATATGTTTTGTTGATATAAGCAAAATTGAATAATCTGTGCTTGATCTTTTATATAGTAAAGCTTATTATGCTGCTATAAAATAGTATTTCTTATAACAAATGTTATATAATcctatataaaatacttaaaaatatttattatttgttaaaataataataaatgaatattttatttattcatgttTTATCTCTATATCATAGAGACagaatacataaaaattattgataaaaaataagaaacaaggAATCAAATACAATGATGTATGAACAAACTtctttaattgataaaaatgttcCTTGTATTACTAATTTGTTTAGTAAAACTTTTCCTATAGcgatagaagaaaattattctttaccTAGGCCAGATTGTATGTTTAAAGAAAGTCCGTGGTATGTTAAAGAATTACAGATCTTGAAAGATCAGTTAAATGAAgtgaaaaatcgtttaaatagttttaatttGGGTGAGTGGCATGCACATAcaagtaatagaaataaagcAGGACAAGTACAATACCGTGTACGAAGAGATATCAAACCAGAATTAGTGACACAAGCGTGGtgtaaattttatgaaatattaagttTTTTTGATGTTGTGCcacaaaatgaaattataaaaaataataatagttttacTTCTGTACACTTATGTGAAGCTCCTGGAGCTTTCATAACATCGTTAAACCATTGGTTAAAAACGAATACTAGATTTAATTGGAACTGGATAGCTACGTCACTAAATCCATATTATGAAGGAAATTCTTTGTCTAAAATGATTAATGATGACCGtttcattatacatacattgaaTCATTGGTGTTTTGGCAAAGACAACACTGGAAATCTTATGGATCtgaagaatttaaataaacttgTAAAAATggcaaaagtaaataataatatattattgattactGCTGATGGAAGTATAGATTGTATGGATGTTCCAGGTGAACAAGAAACAGTTGTATCTCACTTACATTATTGTGAAACAGTTGCTGCATTACACTTACTAAATGAAGGAGGAAgctttgtaataaaaatattcactaCTTTTGAGCACAGTTCCATATGtctactttatttattatcttgttgtttttataaagtatttataaCAAAACCAGCTACTAGTAAAGAAGGAAATTCAGAAACTTATGTTGTGTGCATGAATTTTAAAGGATCAGGATATATCGCACCTTATTTACGAACATTACAGAAATACTATGAATCTGGTCCTAGTGCAGCAATATTTTGCAGGAAAGATATTCATCCtgattttataacaaaaataataaactgcAGTCAGTTTTTCAAAGAGATACAAACATCtgttataatgaataatgtaATATCTTTTACATCTAATGAAGAAGTTGATGATAAAATCATAgatgaaataaagattatacaaAAACTTGTTgctgaaaaatatttgaaagattgCAACTTGAAGCCACTACCACCTGGGTGTGAAATAGTGGAGAAAGATGAATCAAGAAATACAGTTTTTATAAAAGTAGGTAGGAAACAATTATGTGAATCATATAATAAGCGTCGTGAGAAAGCAAACAAATCACCAGTGCAACGTTTAATAGAATATTGGGACGTAACAAAAGAAATCttcaatgaaatatcaatGAGTAAATCATACAATGTaagttaatattgataatttctaattgtatattaatatatttgtgtaaATGAATCAAACCCCTTCTAATTAtcagaaaaattctatatttctttattttgtagTTTCAGTTTTCTGATGAACACATAATTTTAGAGTATTGCACAGGAAAACCATtctacaaattatttaattcaagaTTTTGTGATTcaaaaattctaaatatacaaattgatttagaaaatattttggataaaatgcatttgaaaaagtttttcccTTCTAATGAAGATACACACAATTTATTACAAGAATTACATACAACTtcgaattacaaaatattgtgTTTTCAATACAcagatatttattgtaattctaaaattatttcaagacTTTGTCAACTATTACAAATGCTTGTATATGAAGACAATCTTGTATTGATTGgttattctttattaacgCGTTTAAACGTTagtcttctttatcttttgaatTGCACATTTTATTCAGTAGAATTACAACGTCATGATAAAGTAGGATGTTTAATAATCttgaaaaactataaaaatgatGCGAACATACTTAAAATttggaagaaaattaatattaccgaAAATGCATTACGGGCAGAAGGAAAAACTATTTTGTCTTTAATTCCTGTATCATGTTTATGTggtaagatatattattataatgaatgtaTTGTgtgttttcaaaaaaatagattagacaatatatctttttctttgtttagaTTGGGCTGCATATCCTAAAATTGTGGAGTGCAATCACTGGATTATTAAGAcatatcttaattatcttataaataatgcaatggaaaagattaataaatgttagataaatttttataaaaaaaaaaaacacttatattataaatataataatgtgtacttattaaaaatgtatatttttattttattatgtataaagaCTATTTAGAACCTATCatcttgttttatataaatgcttttataaaaaaaatatatgttaaacagtattaataaaagtattaatatgacattaacaatataattgtttgatttaattataaacatcaataaaataaaatatatacaatatatgaaaGTATTCATGTTTAATGTATTAAGCATTGACCTACATTTCTACACTTGGAAAGGTGGACATTTAGAACAAACTTGAGAAACATGAAAAAGAACAGTTTTTTATCATAAGAAGGAAAACATAAGATATAAGtttaaaatagttttaatatatatatagtagtgTAAGCCTCGGCagtcttttaatttaatgtaagAACTAGtgatatacattaatattcattattgtctatttatatattttttagatacgaattaataatcataatgaagTGTCAcgcgatatttaataatatacgtacattttctactgaaaatattataccaAAAGTATGCATTGTTGGTGCAGGACCAGCAGGTTTTTATGCTGCTCAACAATTACTGAAGGTAAAAATAGATAACCATACATTGTTAAAACATAGACtagatttataatatctaaagttttattttagacatcaaaagatattagagttgatatattagaaaaattaccAGTCCCATTTGGTTTAGTGCGTTTTGGTGTAGCGCCAGATCATCCAGAagtgaaaaatgttattaatacatttcatAAAACTGCTATGAATCCACGCGTTCAATTTATTGGTAATGTTAATGTTGGAAGAGATATTACAGTTAATCAATTACAAGAAATATATCATGCCGTGCTACTTGTAAGTAATACGgctagtttatatatatattgttgtacaatattttttattaatatttctatgtagTTGGTATTATTGTATTTGATACTATAGACTTATGGAGCAGAAGAGGATAAATTACTTAATATTCCTGGAGAGGATTTAAGTAATGTAATATCAGGACGGCGATTTGTTGGATGGTATAATGGTGTgccaaaagataaaaatttaaatataaatttagatGTAGAAGAAGCTATTATATTGGGTCAAGGTAATGTGGCAATAGATATTGCAAGAATTCTTTTGACTTCTATTGATCATCTTAAGGTATAGACttttttataaactatatatatatgtgtgttcaacaaattattttatatcatttcttatCTTATGATTTCTTTAAAGTGTACAGATATAACGACACATGCACTGGAACATCTTTCAACAAGTAAAGTGCGTAAAGTTCGATTAATAGGAAGAAGAGGTCCATTGCAAGCTGCATTTACAATTGCAGAATTACGAGAAATTTTAAAACTTGAAAATTGTAAAACATTTTGGCGAGCAGAAGATTTTAATGGCATAAATGAAATTGTTCCTATGTTAACAAGACCAAGAAAACGATTAACGGAACTTATGTTGAAATCCCTAAATGAACAATCTATGAATGGTACCACAGTTAAAAAAGAACTACATCCAATATTTCTGAGAAGTCCTATAGAATTTCTtggttttaaaaatattgaaaagataaagtTTTCAGTTAATAAACTTGAAGGAGATAACATAAATTCACAAAAGGCAAGACCAACAGATGAAATGGAACAAATATCATGTGGTATTGCTTTTCGAAGCATTGGTTATAGATCTGTACAAATAGATAAATCAATACcatttgatgataaaaaaggtTGCGTGAAAAGTGttggaaaagtaaaagaaaatctttatgCTGCTGGTTGGGTTGCTACTGGGCCTGTTGGAGTAATATTATCTACAATGACTAATGCATTTCAGATTGCTTCACTCATAAGTAAAGAACTttcaattaaagaaaataagccAGGTTCTGAAGGTCTTCATGAAGttcttaatttaaaaaatattcctacGGTATCATAT
This Vespa velutina chromosome 10, iVesVel2.1, whole genome shotgun sequence DNA region includes the following protein-coding sequences:
- the LOC124952578 gene encoding NADPH:adrenodoxin oxidoreductase, mitochondrial isoform X2 encodes the protein MNPRVQFIGNVNVGRDITVNQLQEIYHAVLLTYGAEEDKLLNIPGEDLSNVISGRRFVGWYNGVPKDKNLNINLDVEEAIILGQGNVAIDIARILLTSIDHLKCTDITTHALEHLSTSKVRKVRLIGRRGPLQAAFTIAELREILKLENCKTFWRAEDFNGINEIVPMLTRPRKRLTELMLKSLNEQSMNGTTVKKELHPIFLRSPIEFLGFKNIEKIKFSVNKLEGDNINSQKARPTDEMEQISCGIAFRSIGYRSVQIDKSIPFDDKKGCVKSVGKVKENLYAAGWVATGPVGVILSTMTNAFQIASLISKELSIKENKPGSEGLHEVLNLKNIPTVSYSGWEKIDQIERQRGKEMGKPREKIINISEMLNIALN
- the LOC124952578 gene encoding NADPH:adrenodoxin oxidoreductase, mitochondrial isoform X1, with translation MKCHAIFNNIRTFSTENIIPKVCIVGAGPAGFYAAQQLLKTSKDIRVDILEKLPVPFGLVRFGVAPDHPEVKNVINTFHKTAMNPRVQFIGNVNVGRDITVNQLQEIYHAVLLTYGAEEDKLLNIPGEDLSNVISGRRFVGWYNGVPKDKNLNINLDVEEAIILGQGNVAIDIARILLTSIDHLKCTDITTHALEHLSTSKVRKVRLIGRRGPLQAAFTIAELREILKLENCKTFWRAEDFNGINEIVPMLTRPRKRLTELMLKSLNEQSMNGTTVKKELHPIFLRSPIEFLGFKNIEKIKFSVNKLEGDNINSQKARPTDEMEQISCGIAFRSIGYRSVQIDKSIPFDDKKGCVKSVGKVKENLYAAGWVATGPVGVILSTMTNAFQIASLISKELSIKENKPGSEGLHEVLNLKNIPTVSYSGWEKIDQIERQRGKEMGKPREKIINISEMLNIALN